One genomic window of Corynebacterium pseudotuberculosis includes the following:
- a CDS encoding HtaA domain-containing protein, with translation MRRHTATLMATVMASSLVSLAPVAYAQEAASEGSLSWGIRSSFNNYTGGATKLSDGAARSDNSFTFPLATQAFDESTSKLEAQFKGEVLYKKYCKNTGKKDPVEDDCSLDLSIKDPKIVIAPEGSYMEATVRSRQYATGQYFAPEKPVRIVNLYTSGAQFKDSDGKISWSDIATALTSDGVKMFSDFYNENEGLDPLNFTYKGKGVRPAGDQGGLRTAAQKWTAPRDYDHLSRPFSYGDKVVVVTADYGVTLLNAELKPIATKELPIDKLTTVAFNEKTGELFYAASGTNGSSDMKTLMKATVSQDGIGEPTSVGTVPEAIRGIGVDADSGVFFAISSESGDDSSRENGGHLTIFDKSSERSIALPKTSEVLEGKVADGESLYAKIFNDDDFAEVLKMNDGTFVFHPGTAITLNDDDIATKGFLFSIDLKASDAEAFKYMKGSQYLARTALLGVSTDGEKIVRSTHFGRGGAQILKYADRDVSEVTKLSQDSELGLWAGSVFHDGKIVQLDGRNGKLNWLNASDLKVEKSLPIANGRETSNRRHGDFLITKNGDVYVQTLDESTGDYKEYYVLTRMSDGSKPVVTKSDNENRLREIERFTTDNAKPSSDGKLGQIGKIIGIVLGVLGGLSALAFFFQNHIRSFLGF, from the coding sequence ATGCGACGCCATACGGCCACCCTCATGGCAACGGTTATGGCATCCTCCCTCGTTTCCCTCGCACCAGTTGCATATGCGCAAGAAGCCGCATCTGAGGGCTCCTTGTCTTGGGGAATACGTTCTAGCTTTAACAATTACACCGGTGGTGCTACCAAGCTTTCCGATGGCGCCGCCCGTTCCGATAACTCCTTCACCTTCCCCCTGGCCACTCAGGCTTTTGATGAATCCACTTCAAAGCTGGAAGCTCAATTCAAAGGCGAGGTGCTGTATAAGAAGTACTGCAAGAACACAGGGAAAAAAGACCCTGTGGAAGACGATTGCTCGCTCGATCTTTCAATCAAGGATCCCAAAATCGTCATAGCCCCAGAGGGCTCCTACATGGAAGCCACTGTGCGATCACGGCAATACGCCACGGGACAGTACTTTGCTCCGGAAAAACCTGTCCGAATTGTCAACCTCTATACTTCAGGGGCGCAGTTTAAGGACAGCGATGGGAAAATTAGCTGGTCCGATATCGCTACCGCGCTGACCTCCGATGGCGTAAAAATGTTCTCTGATTTTTATAATGAGAACGAGGGCCTTGATCCGCTTAATTTCACATATAAAGGCAAGGGTGTACGCCCCGCTGGTGATCAGGGGGGATTACGGACTGCAGCCCAAAAATGGACAGCGCCAAGGGACTACGACCACCTTTCTCGCCCCTTTTCCTATGGTGACAAGGTCGTGGTGGTTACCGCCGACTACGGCGTAACGCTTCTCAATGCGGAGCTAAAGCCCATAGCGACAAAAGAACTGCCCATAGACAAGCTGACTACGGTCGCTTTCAATGAAAAAACGGGCGAACTCTTTTACGCAGCATCGGGGACCAATGGCTCCTCTGATATGAAGACGCTCATGAAAGCCACCGTCTCCCAGGACGGAATTGGGGAGCCTACCAGCGTGGGAACCGTCCCCGAGGCTATCCGGGGAATCGGAGTGGACGCAGATTCTGGCGTATTTTTTGCAATTAGCTCGGAATCAGGCGATGACTCCTCTAGGGAAAACGGCGGACATCTCACCATCTTTGATAAATCTTCCGAGCGCTCGATAGCTCTGCCAAAGACTTCAGAAGTCCTTGAGGGCAAGGTTGCTGACGGCGAGTCGCTGTACGCCAAAATCTTTAATGACGATGACTTTGCTGAAGTCCTGAAGATGAACGATGGAACTTTTGTCTTCCATCCGGGAACTGCCATCACGTTGAATGATGATGACATTGCAACGAAGGGTTTCCTCTTCTCCATTGACCTGAAGGCTTCTGATGCTGAGGCTTTCAAATACATGAAGGGCTCCCAATACCTCGCGCGTACGGCTCTTCTGGGAGTGTCTACGGATGGGGAAAAAATTGTGCGGTCCACCCACTTTGGTCGAGGTGGAGCACAAATTCTGAAGTATGCGGACCGGGATGTTTCTGAGGTGACAAAGCTTTCTCAAGACTCTGAGCTGGGTCTTTGGGCAGGGTCGGTTTTCCATGACGGAAAGATCGTCCAGCTAGACGGCAGAAACGGCAAGCTTAACTGGTTGAATGCCTCAGATTTGAAGGTGGAAAAGTCCCTTCCCATAGCTAATGGTCGCGAGACCTCTAACAGGCGACATGGTGACTTTTTAATCACCAAAAACGGCGACGTTTATGTGCAAACCTTGGATGAATCGACTGGTGATTACAAAGAATATTATGTGCTCACACGCATGTCCGATGGCTCCAAGCCGGTAGTCACTAAGTCTGACAATGAGAACCGACTACGGGAAATTGAACGGTTTACAACCGATAATGCAAAGCCCTCTTCTGACGGAAAACTTGGGCAAATAGGCAAGATCATCGGCATAGTGCTGGGGGTCTTAGGTGGACTTTCTGCTCTCGCATTCTTCTTCCAAAACCATATTCGCAGCTTCTTGGGATTCTAA
- a CDS encoding membrane protein: MKNNRILSLTISALATASVFTTSSLVVTSPLVTAVASAQTHDAMPGNYIIKKAEDGDQHLAELNSLVSVAKVRHLYHAASGEQKFEDYRNATDEMRRAHEESENACYMAKARVALAILKVEGDADARALDLGRVGIDLEESEKALPVLKEMKDKYLKLALGTDSTDPDKGKISNTDKIATNGLDGLERVIKKLKEGEETYEFDAYSILDWNVQERFIERIKSAHHMGEAEDQLTVSKLSDPENIKKDDILKTAQENKEMLLKKHGGSDTLAPKPQEKPEKHKEEAEKPASEKPKADAEKPKAEPEKPKAEHENKAPEAKDEKKVESAETPKAPKTPQISWSPITWPSWLKVIVSLGGVGLLAGLVHILLPFLPH; the protein is encoded by the coding sequence ATGAAAAATAATCGCATACTTTCTCTCACCATCAGCGCTTTGGCCACGGCTTCTGTGTTTACTACTTCTTCTTTGGTTGTCACGTCACCATTAGTTACTGCAGTGGCTAGTGCACAGACGCACGATGCGATGCCGGGGAATTACATAATTAAGAAAGCCGAGGATGGTGACCAGCATCTTGCTGAATTAAATTCTCTGGTTTCCGTGGCAAAAGTTCGCCACCTGTACCATGCGGCGTCGGGCGAGCAAAAATTCGAGGACTATAGAAACGCTACCGATGAAATGCGAAGGGCTCACGAGGAGTCTGAGAATGCCTGTTATATGGCAAAGGCGAGGGTTGCGCTAGCGATACTTAAAGTCGAAGGGGACGCAGACGCTAGAGCCTTGGACTTGGGACGCGTGGGCATTGACCTTGAGGAATCAGAAAAGGCACTTCCGGTTCTTAAGGAGATGAAGGATAAGTACCTGAAGTTAGCCTTGGGCACTGATTCAACGGATCCGGATAAGGGCAAGATCAGTAACACGGACAAGATTGCAACAAATGGCCTAGACGGCTTGGAGCGCGTAATCAAAAAGCTGAAGGAGGGAGAAGAAACATACGAGTTTGATGCGTATTCCATCCTCGACTGGAATGTCCAAGAACGTTTTATTGAAAGGATTAAGTCGGCGCACCACATGGGCGAAGCAGAAGATCAACTAACTGTTTCTAAGCTCAGCGATCCTGAAAATATTAAAAAAGATGACATCCTCAAGACGGCTCAGGAAAACAAGGAAATGCTGCTTAAGAAGCATGGTGGTTCCGATACGTTAGCTCCGAAGCCTCAGGAAAAACCAGAGAAGCACAAGGAAGAGGCAGAAAAGCCAGCTTCTGAAAAACCGAAGGCAGACGCGGAAAAGCCAAAGGCAGAGCCAGAGAAGCCTAAGGCAGAGCACGAGAATAAGGCCCCCGAGGCTAAGGATGAGAAAAAGGTCGAGTCCGCTGAGACGCCTAAGGCGCCTAAGACTCCACAAATCTCCTGGTCTCCCATCACCTGGCCTTCCTGGCTGAAAGTGATTGTGTCTCTGGGCGGTGTGGGTCTACTTGCTGGTTTGGTGCATATTCTGTTGCCATTCTTGCCTCATTAA
- a CDS encoding LCP family protein, whose amino-acid sequence MNPQEPQAGYGSRDEFMRDSQGNPLLDRYGRPVRRRGKSAPQRRPRRNAQAPQPEVTRFDSPAQPQRPQQYFPSAQEQQQLRQQQPPQSYVDPRGYQQSASFQPNRSFERHQAAIQQPSAPRRRRRILRPRGCLSSIAWLVVTVLVLSIAGTLWMDTKLNRTNARPTNRIASTAGTNWLLVGSDSRSGLSEADAQRLGTGGDLGSMRTDTIMLLHIPTSGKATLLSLPRDSYVSIPGYGMDKINAAFTYGGAPLLTQTVEGATGLRVDHYAEIGMGGLANVVDAVGGIEVCPAEPINDPLAALSINAGCQKVNGPTALGYVRTRATPLGDLDRVQRQREFFAALVNKLTSTSTFANPFRFFPTVSSVAGSFTVGNKDHVWHLLRVALAMREGVDTVTVPYSGFANYDVGNVVLWDKTAAEQLFASLR is encoded by the coding sequence ATGAACCCACAGGAGCCACAGGCAGGATACGGATCGCGTGATGAGTTCATGCGTGATTCTCAAGGGAATCCCCTGCTCGATCGCTACGGACGACCCGTGCGCCGTCGAGGAAAGAGCGCGCCACAACGGCGGCCGCGTCGGAACGCTCAGGCTCCCCAACCGGAGGTGACGCGTTTTGACTCCCCCGCGCAGCCGCAACGCCCCCAACAATATTTCCCTTCGGCGCAGGAGCAACAGCAGCTACGGCAACAGCAGCCGCCACAGAGTTACGTTGATCCCCGTGGGTACCAACAATCTGCAAGCTTTCAACCTAACCGAAGCTTTGAGCGCCACCAGGCCGCTATTCAACAGCCCAGTGCGCCCCGACGCCGTCGGAGGATCCTACGCCCCCGCGGCTGCCTATCCAGCATCGCGTGGCTAGTTGTCACCGTCTTAGTCCTCAGCATCGCTGGCACGCTCTGGATGGACACCAAACTCAACCGAACCAACGCCCGTCCTACCAACCGCATTGCTAGTACCGCCGGCACAAACTGGCTGCTTGTCGGTTCGGACTCCCGATCAGGACTCAGCGAAGCCGATGCCCAGCGACTAGGGACGGGCGGCGATCTCGGTTCCATGAGAACCGATACCATCATGCTGCTCCACATCCCCACTAGCGGCAAAGCAACCCTGCTGTCACTCCCTCGCGACTCTTACGTCAGCATCCCCGGATACGGTATGGATAAGATCAATGCAGCCTTCACCTATGGTGGCGCACCGCTACTTACCCAAACTGTAGAAGGAGCCACCGGCTTGCGCGTGGACCATTACGCGGAAATCGGCATGGGCGGGCTAGCCAACGTTGTCGACGCAGTTGGCGGCATCGAAGTATGCCCAGCAGAACCCATCAATGATCCACTGGCAGCGCTTTCCATCAACGCCGGCTGCCAAAAAGTCAACGGCCCAACGGCGCTCGGATACGTCCGTACACGAGCCACCCCCCTAGGCGACCTCGATCGCGTGCAACGCCAACGAGAGTTCTTCGCCGCGCTGGTAAATAAGCTTACCTCCACCAGTACCTTTGCCAACCCATTCCGATTCTTCCCCACCGTAAGCAGCGTGGCTGGAAGCTTCACTGTAGGAAACAAAGATCACGTCTGGCATCTCCTCCGCGTGGCTTTAGCAATGCGCGAAGGAGTGGATACGGTTACCGTCCCATACTCGGGTTTTGCCAACTACGACGTAGGAAATGTGGTCCTCTGGGACAAAACCGCCGCTGAACAATTATTCGCTTCCTTGCGGTAA
- a CDS encoding CPBP family intramembrane glutamic endopeptidase, which translates to MRHRIHGEIWLVLAITFGMSGLRSLLRLIDATLSPVALNEQSTTLNSSQADSPWLDLALQLCGAGTLIAWGLLSLFLLVVNAPEHRIPGPLLRLTSAKTWLTEIGWGALLALAIGVPGLAFYVTAVHLGLSKQVIPSSLETWWTIPILLLYSFANAFAEEIVVVGWLSTRLRQLGKSTGFILLACSLLRGSYHLYQGFSAGIGNMIMGLLFTWFYLKWRPQHIWPLIVGHFLIDAVAFVGYSLIGGNLQFLGL; encoded by the coding sequence ATGAGGCATCGTATTCATGGAGAAATCTGGCTGGTCCTTGCCATCACATTCGGCATGTCCGGGTTACGTTCGCTTTTAAGGCTTATCGACGCCACCCTCTCCCCCGTAGCCCTCAACGAGCAGAGCACCACTCTTAATTCTTCCCAGGCAGATTCCCCCTGGCTCGACCTTGCACTACAGCTGTGCGGGGCGGGAACTCTCATCGCGTGGGGACTACTCTCCTTATTCCTCCTTGTAGTCAACGCCCCCGAGCACCGCATACCTGGACCGCTGCTTCGACTCACGTCTGCAAAGACATGGCTGACAGAGATCGGCTGGGGCGCCCTACTCGCGCTTGCTATTGGAGTTCCCGGTCTTGCCTTCTACGTCACAGCAGTGCATCTAGGGCTGTCAAAACAGGTTATCCCGAGCTCGCTCGAAACATGGTGGACGATTCCCATTTTGCTGCTTTATTCTTTTGCCAATGCCTTTGCAGAGGAAATCGTGGTGGTCGGATGGCTTAGTACACGGTTACGGCAGCTTGGCAAGTCCACCGGATTCATCCTCCTAGCGTGCTCGTTGCTGCGCGGCTCTTATCATCTTTACCAGGGATTTTCCGCAGGAATTGGCAATATGATTATGGGCCTCCTCTTTACCTGGTTCTATCTCAAATGGCGCCCACAGCATATTTGGCCACTCATCGTAGGGCATTTCCTTATCGACGCCGTCGCTTTTGTTGGCTACTCCCTCATCGGTGGAAATCTGCAGTTCTTGGGACTTTAA
- a CDS encoding amidase, producing the protein MAIHERIDALATQVAGLSAQEHGFAHFDADAAHDQADMQADSPPQRLSGWIIPAKDLSDVAGMPTSYGSVHRRVMAAETDSFIAKYMAQGAIVPGKSLVPELGLSAYTEPVGLAAPTYDGHTPGGSSGGAAVMVARGLVRAAHASDGGGSIRIPAACTGIVGFKPPHDASLANPVTQGFLTRTLADAAYLHNIRPLSRPLRIGVLTQPVHAEVDVAPHILSAVEEAAARLSAAGHAVSRVTRPYGDEPFKAFHDILALKSTKIHGPASPLVEWLRDCGRLVSQKRKAEAVRIFVGVDKLLRDAWDIDVLLTPTLAFDPPPVGYFSAMPPEEDFAAQTRWTPWGTMFNMSGGAALSVPYRGVGIQLGAIRATVPELFGVAEAL; encoded by the coding sequence ATGGCAATTCATGAGCGAATCGACGCACTCGCAACGCAGGTCGCCGGCTTATCCGCGCAAGAGCATGGCTTCGCTCATTTCGATGCTGATGCGGCGCATGATCAAGCAGATATGCAGGCAGACTCACCACCGCAGCGGCTCTCCGGGTGGATCATCCCAGCCAAGGATCTCTCCGATGTGGCAGGTATGCCTACCAGCTATGGTTCAGTCCACCGCCGGGTTATGGCGGCGGAAACCGACTCGTTTATAGCCAAATATATGGCGCAGGGCGCGATAGTTCCTGGTAAATCCCTGGTTCCAGAGCTGGGCCTTAGCGCCTACACAGAGCCAGTAGGTTTAGCAGCCCCGACCTATGATGGGCATACGCCTGGCGGTTCTTCAGGAGGCGCCGCGGTTATGGTCGCTCGCGGATTGGTGCGGGCCGCCCATGCTTCTGATGGCGGCGGTTCTATCCGCATCCCAGCAGCTTGTACTGGGATCGTGGGCTTTAAACCACCGCATGATGCCTCGCTAGCTAATCCGGTCACTCAAGGATTCCTCACCCGCACGCTTGCCGACGCCGCCTATCTCCACAACATCCGCCCGCTATCGCGCCCGCTGCGCATTGGTGTGCTCACACAACCCGTCCATGCAGAGGTAGACGTGGCCCCCCACATCCTTAGCGCGGTAGAGGAAGCCGCCGCGAGACTTTCCGCGGCCGGCCACGCGGTCAGCAGAGTGACCAGGCCTTATGGTGATGAGCCGTTTAAGGCTTTTCATGACATTCTGGCGCTAAAATCCACAAAGATTCATGGGCCTGCTTCTCCTCTCGTGGAGTGGTTACGCGACTGTGGCCGCCTTGTGTCCCAAAAGCGGAAAGCAGAGGCCGTACGGATTTTCGTGGGCGTGGATAAGCTCCTGCGCGACGCCTGGGATATCGACGTACTGCTCACCCCTACCCTGGCATTCGACCCGCCGCCCGTGGGATATTTCTCCGCTATGCCGCCCGAAGAGGATTTTGCGGCCCAGACCCGTTGGACCCCGTGGGGAACCATGTTCAACATGTCTGGAGGCGCCGCGTTATCGGTGCCTTACCGCGGGGTAGGGATTCAACTCGGGGCGATCCGAGCCACTGTTCCTGAGCTCTTTGGCGTGGCGGAGGCATTATGA
- a CDS encoding histidine phosphatase family protein, which translates to METVGRIILMRHARTFANAARVFDTRPPGAELTVLGRLQATEAGVHLANITHNLGGVVASVAIRTQQTAVAAVKAYEETLGLPADTYPIDVDPNLREVFSGALEGSSAPESHEAYIRALDAWMSGDLYAAMPEGETANEVVIRMRKPLEDLATLCRETGKDYLAVSHGAAIRIATRYSSDVPENVARNIYVGNTSLMIIEPCGEFGQWHCEMWGSTRLDRP; encoded by the coding sequence ATGGAAACCGTGGGCCGAATCATTTTAATGCGCCATGCGCGTACCTTTGCTAACGCTGCCCGAGTATTTGATACGCGACCGCCGGGGGCAGAACTTACTGTTCTGGGGCGTCTTCAAGCTACGGAAGCAGGTGTGCATCTAGCCAATATCACCCATAACCTTGGAGGGGTGGTGGCTTCAGTGGCAATCCGGACCCAGCAGACAGCCGTTGCTGCGGTAAAGGCTTATGAAGAAACCTTGGGTCTCCCGGCGGATACCTATCCCATTGACGTGGACCCTAACCTGAGAGAAGTCTTTTCCGGGGCTCTCGAGGGGAGCTCGGCTCCTGAATCTCATGAGGCATATATCCGTGCTCTCGACGCCTGGATGAGCGGGGACCTTTATGCAGCAATGCCGGAAGGGGAGACCGCGAATGAAGTGGTTATACGGATGCGGAAACCCCTGGAAGACCTTGCAACGCTATGCCGGGAGACTGGAAAAGATTATCTCGCGGTGAGTCATGGGGCTGCGATCCGCATTGCCACGCGATATTCCTCCGACGTGCCCGAAAATGTGGCTCGGAATATTTATGTGGGAAATACCTCTCTTATGATCATTGAACCCTGCGGAGAATTCGGTCAGTGGCATTGCGAGATGTGGGGCAGCACACGCTTAGATCGGCCATGA
- a CDS encoding metallopeptidase family protein — MIQISDEHFEKLVDQALSAIPESITEHITNLAILIEDYAEDSPYILGLYHGVALTERSFDHAGFLPDTITIYKEALKKYCSSEEELVEQVRITVMHEIGHYFGLEEEDLHRLGYA, encoded by the coding sequence ATGATTCAGATCAGCGATGAACATTTTGAAAAACTCGTAGACCAAGCCTTATCCGCTATCCCGGAGTCCATCACCGAGCACATCACCAACCTTGCCATCCTCATCGAGGATTATGCCGAGGACTCCCCTTATATCCTCGGTCTTTACCATGGTGTAGCGCTCACCGAACGCAGCTTTGATCACGCCGGGTTCCTCCCCGACACGATCACTATCTATAAAGAAGCCCTGAAAAAATATTGTTCTTCCGAGGAAGAACTCGTAGAGCAGGTTCGCATCACCGTAATGCACGAGATCGGCCACTATTTTGGCCTCGAGGAAGAGGACCTGCATCGGCTGGGATACGCCTAG
- a CDS encoding septum formation family protein: MTQSWRSATAVRILLVGALVSTAGVGAYSFSSQSEGSSKQSQSRPSSDSKASAASFTTADSGSCLTWKDDQGKITNFEQADCAGEHRFEVSSREDLRAYPASEFGSEAPMPDLTRQAQLREELCLNPTIQYMKGTFDQMGKYSVASILPPQDAWSKGDRTLLCGVQATDDKGTLIPTSGRAAEQDQSRIFRPEECVLVDAASATRVVDCAADHQMEITAIVDLQPVFPEGTPSLEQQDTHLRQVCTQAAQDYLGGDDPLYFSTLQPFWTTLPENSWAGGSRSVNCALVFGQDRKFATLAGGARTGFTINGQPPASRPVRAPIVNPEALIGPHPEPARP, from the coding sequence ATGACTCAATCTTGGCGCAGTGCTACAGCAGTTCGTATCCTGCTTGTCGGAGCTTTAGTCTCCACAGCAGGGGTCGGCGCGTACTCTTTTTCTTCCCAGAGTGAGGGTTCGTCCAAGCAGTCTCAGTCACGTCCTTCCTCAGACAGCAAAGCGTCTGCCGCGTCCTTTACCACCGCCGATTCCGGGTCATGCCTCACGTGGAAAGACGATCAGGGGAAAATCACCAATTTTGAGCAAGCCGACTGCGCAGGCGAGCACCGCTTCGAGGTTTCTTCCCGCGAAGACCTAAGGGCTTACCCCGCATCCGAGTTTGGCAGTGAGGCCCCAATGCCAGATCTCACCCGTCAAGCACAGCTACGCGAGGAGCTGTGCCTTAACCCTACGATTCAGTATATGAAAGGCACCTTTGATCAGATGGGAAAGTATTCGGTCGCCTCGATTCTTCCCCCACAAGATGCCTGGTCAAAGGGTGATCGCACCCTACTCTGTGGTGTCCAAGCCACCGATGATAAAGGCACTCTCATCCCAACTTCCGGACGCGCCGCCGAGCAAGACCAGTCCCGCATCTTCCGTCCCGAAGAGTGCGTGCTTGTCGACGCCGCCAGCGCCACCCGAGTCGTCGACTGCGCTGCCGATCACCAGATGGAAATCACCGCCATCGTAGATTTGCAGCCAGTCTTCCCAGAGGGAACGCCTTCCCTTGAACAACAGGACACGCACCTCCGACAGGTATGCACCCAAGCGGCCCAGGACTATTTGGGAGGCGACGACCCTCTGTATTTCTCCACTCTCCAACCGTTCTGGACCACCCTCCCCGAAAACTCGTGGGCTGGCGGCTCACGCAGTGTCAATTGCGCGCTGGTCTTTGGCCAAGATCGTAAATTTGCCACACTCGCTGGCGGCGCCAGAACCGGCTTCACTATCAACGGCCAACCCCCGGCTTCGCGTCCGGTGCGAGCACCTATTGTGAACCCCGAAGCTCTCATAGGCCCTCACCCAGAACCAGCACGCCCATGA
- a CDS encoding GntR family transcriptional regulator: MTSAATLIPMVDTRLGLPARTLTDGTSTPKHQQLREILEELCRTELKPGDMLPGERVLEEAYGVSRITVRRAIGDLVATGQLRRSRGKGTFVAQSPMVTRLQLASFTDEMSARRIEPSSKILSSAWSSPHSVVQEFFRTDAATPHTHLVRLRLGDGKPFCLNDAWYNSTFAPDLLENDVYKSVYQILKNSYNIFITGAEQITTAVAATAETARILDVEVGEPLLKVERHASAGNHPIEWCSSLYRTDRFALRTFISK; the protein is encoded by the coding sequence ATGACCAGCGCGGCTACACTGATACCTATGGTCGACACTCGATTGGGGTTGCCCGCCAGAACCCTAACTGACGGAACCAGCACGCCAAAGCATCAACAGCTCAGGGAAATACTAGAAGAACTCTGCCGTACCGAGCTCAAACCTGGTGATATGCTGCCCGGTGAGCGCGTTCTAGAAGAGGCCTATGGCGTAAGCCGAATTACCGTAAGACGCGCTATCGGCGATCTTGTAGCCACCGGACAACTCCGCCGCAGCCGAGGTAAAGGCACTTTTGTGGCGCAATCTCCGATGGTCACCCGCCTACAACTCGCTTCTTTTACAGATGAGATGTCTGCGCGCCGTATCGAGCCCTCCAGTAAAATTTTGTCCTCCGCATGGTCATCCCCCCATTCCGTGGTTCAAGAGTTCTTCCGCACAGACGCTGCCACACCACATACCCACCTCGTGCGTCTCCGCCTAGGAGACGGCAAACCTTTTTGCCTCAACGACGCATGGTACAACTCAACTTTTGCCCCTGATCTACTAGAAAACGACGTATACAAGTCCGTTTATCAAATTTTGAAAAATTCCTACAACATTTTCATCACCGGGGCAGAACAAATCACCACAGCGGTGGCCGCAACGGCAGAAACCGCCCGGATTCTGGACGTTGAAGTGGGAGAACCCCTCCTCAAGGTGGAGCGCCATGCCAGTGCAGGCAACCACCCTATAGAGTGGTGTTCTTCTCTTTATCGCACAGATAGATTTGCGTTGCGGACCTTTATTTCCAAGTAA